A genomic stretch from Telmatocola sphagniphila includes:
- a CDS encoding carbohydrate porin, whose product MIPLRKLTLAGITGLSASLSYGQEPKATNSVLNPTPIEVLTQGDAAPKPALQSCLDSDPKAKEEVSPFMSTLTGNWGGYRDSLAQNGFIFRGDLTQFYQGVASGGKTNQFEYGGKLNYYVDIDGQKAGLWEGLFINMHAETRYGEDVNKASGALLPVNLASKFPGDGNLTAITSLKVTQGLSENLAVYAGKINTLDEDKLTFGGGIGIDNFMSGGLTFNATALRAVPYSTFGTGVVFLVDHQPAAAISVFDAVDHATDSAVNNLFSKGAVIVAEGGLPLPFEKPGSVSIGGVYSTRTYTSLDFDSYLLFPQLNRAIPVLGRETGSWSVFYKASQTLWTSCEDPKNAWGIFSEGGVADGNPSPLNNFFNFGISGSNPYATKDTFGLGYFYLGLSGPIKGTLALAGLNVRDEQGFELFYNCAVTPWFHLTPDVQLVLPTQSKQEAACVIGLRAKLDF is encoded by the coding sequence GTGATTCCTCTTCGGAAATTGACACTGGCCGGGATTACTGGTCTGAGTGCGTCGTTGAGCTACGGACAAGAGCCTAAAGCGACAAATTCTGTCCTCAATCCTACTCCCATCGAAGTGTTGACGCAGGGGGATGCCGCTCCCAAACCGGCTCTGCAATCCTGCCTGGATAGCGACCCGAAAGCGAAGGAAGAAGTATCTCCCTTCATGTCGACTCTGACAGGAAATTGGGGCGGCTACCGCGATTCTTTGGCGCAAAATGGCTTTATTTTTCGAGGCGATTTGACCCAGTTTTATCAAGGTGTGGCCTCGGGCGGTAAAACCAATCAGTTCGAGTACGGCGGCAAGCTGAACTACTACGTCGATATCGATGGTCAGAAGGCCGGACTTTGGGAAGGCCTGTTTATCAATATGCACGCGGAAACGCGTTACGGCGAAGATGTCAACAAAGCATCGGGCGCCCTGTTACCCGTCAACCTGGCTTCGAAGTTTCCCGGCGATGGAAACTTGACGGCCATCACCTCTTTGAAAGTGACCCAGGGGCTCAGCGAAAACCTGGCGGTCTATGCTGGAAAGATTAATACTCTCGACGAAGACAAATTGACCTTCGGCGGCGGTATCGGCATCGATAACTTCATGAGCGGTGGTTTGACCTTCAATGCCACAGCGCTTCGGGCTGTTCCCTATTCCACTTTTGGGACCGGCGTAGTGTTCCTGGTCGATCATCAACCTGCCGCGGCCATTTCGGTATTCGATGCCGTGGACCATGCCACCGATTCGGCTGTCAACAATCTGTTCAGCAAGGGAGCCGTGATCGTGGCCGAGGGAGGCTTACCTCTCCCTTTTGAAAAACCGGGGAGCGTCTCGATCGGTGGCGTCTACAGCACGAGAACTTATACCTCGCTCGATTTCGATTCGTATCTTCTCTTCCCCCAACTGAATCGTGCGATTCCGGTACTGGGTCGAGAAACCGGCTCCTGGTCGGTGTTCTACAAAGCCAGCCAAACTCTTTGGACATCGTGCGAAGATCCGAAAAACGCCTGGGGGATCTTCAGTGAAGGGGGTGTTGCCGATGGTAATCCCAGTCCCCTCAATAACTTCTTTAATTTTGGAATCTCCGGTTCGAATCCTTATGCGACGAAGGACACCTTCGGATTGGGTTACTTCTACCTCGGTTTGAGTGGGCCGATCAAAGGAACCCTGGCTCTAGCAGGCTTGAATGTTCGAGATGAACAGGGTTTTGAATTGTTTTACAACTGCGCCGTAACTCCCTGGTTCCACCTCACTCCTGATGTGCAGTTGGTACTGCCGACGCAGAGCAAGCAAGAAGCGGCCTGTGTCATCGGCTTGCGGGCCAAACTCGACTTTTAA
- a CDS encoding HAD-IIA family hydrolase, translating into MDGVIYRGSELIPGADRFIHSLREQNIPFRFLTNNSQRTRLDVATKLQRMGIEVEEEHIFTCAMSTARFLAMQKPNGTAFVIGETGLLTELHHNGYAIVDKNPDYVVVGEGRTLNFEMVEAAVGMILAGAKLVATNMDPNCPTQTGTRPGCGAIVSMLETATGAKAFSVGKPSPIMLRAARKELGLTTSQTIVIGDTMETDILGGVQLGFKTVLVLSGGTRLEDLSRYTYRPDKVVASIDDLEPNELLSEFSEPSVISTSSPSPAIRNIPYAKSAARTSKRRLISR; encoded by the coding sequence ATGGATGGGGTGATCTATCGCGGGAGCGAACTGATCCCAGGCGCGGATCGATTTATTCACAGCCTCCGGGAACAAAATATTCCTTTTCGATTTCTGACGAACAATAGCCAGCGCACGCGACTCGATGTGGCTACCAAGCTGCAGCGTATGGGAATCGAAGTCGAAGAAGAACATATCTTCACCTGTGCGATGTCCACCGCGCGATTCCTGGCCATGCAGAAGCCCAACGGCACGGCCTTTGTAATCGGCGAAACCGGCCTGCTAACCGAATTGCACCACAATGGTTATGCCATCGTGGACAAGAACCCCGATTACGTCGTGGTTGGGGAAGGCCGCACTCTGAATTTTGAAATGGTGGAAGCGGCCGTCGGGATGATTTTGGCAGGTGCAAAATTGGTGGCCACGAATATGGATCCCAATTGCCCCACGCAGACGGGCACCAGACCCGGTTGCGGCGCCATCGTTTCCATGCTCGAGACAGCCACAGGTGCGAAAGCTTTCAGCGTTGGCAAACCCAGTCCGATTATGCTGCGTGCCGCCCGCAAAGAATTGGGACTGACGACCAGCCAGACCATCGTCATCGGCGATACCATGGAGACCGACATACTTGGCGGTGTGCAACTCGGTTTCAAAACTGTTCTGGTTCTCAGCGGCGGCACACGCCTGGAAGATTTGTCGCGCTACACGTACCGTCCGGACAAGGTCGTCGCGTCGATTGATGACCTGGAGCCCAACGAACTCCTGAGTGAGTTTTCGGAACCCTCCGTGATCTCTACGAGTAGTCCTTCACCGGCCATTCGCAATATCCCCTATGCGAAATCGGCTGCTCGAACGTCCAAACGGCGTCTGATCAGCCGTTAG
- a CDS encoding arylsulfatase, whose amino-acid sequence MLILWGDDIGGFNVSAYNMGMMGYKTPNIDSIAKAGALFTDWYGQQSCTAGRAAFITGQSPIRSGLTKVGLPGAPEGMKKEDPTIAGLLKPLGYVTGQFGKNHLGDRDEMLPTNHGFDEFFGNLYHLNAEEEPENPDYPKSAEFKKRFGPRGVIHSFAGGKIEDTGPLTKKRMETVDVEVTNAAMGFMEKAVKADKPFFVWWNSTRMHIFTHLKPASEGKTGYGIYADGMVEHDGMVGQLLAKLKELGIEDNTIVMYSTDNGAETFTWPDGGTTMFRGEKNTNWEGGYRVPCAIRWPGVIKPGTVINHIGAHEDMMTTLLAAAGDTTAKEDLLKGKKVGEMNYKVHLDGYNLLTALKGEAEWPRKEFIYWTDDGSVAALRYNDWKITFLKQNGHGLEVWQKPFEELRAPLLTNLRMDPFERAEPEHAIGFQRWYLEHMFAMAPAAGYVGKWLQSFREFPPRQKPGSFNLDRVMEAVTKGAGDK is encoded by the coding sequence ATTCTGATTCTCTGGGGTGATGACATCGGTGGCTTCAACGTCAGCGCCTACAACATGGGCATGATGGGTTACAAGACACCCAACATCGACAGCATCGCCAAAGCGGGCGCTCTCTTTACCGACTGGTACGGCCAACAAAGCTGCACGGCCGGTCGAGCCGCTTTCATCACCGGTCAATCGCCGATTCGCTCGGGACTCACTAAAGTCGGTCTTCCCGGCGCTCCCGAAGGCATGAAAAAGGAAGATCCGACGATCGCAGGACTCCTCAAGCCCCTGGGCTATGTCACCGGCCAATTCGGGAAAAATCACCTGGGCGACCGGGACGAAATGCTGCCCACCAACCACGGTTTCGATGAATTCTTCGGCAATCTCTATCACCTCAATGCCGAAGAAGAACCCGAAAATCCCGATTATCCCAAGTCGGCCGAATTCAAAAAACGCTTTGGTCCTCGCGGCGTGATCCACAGTTTTGCCGGCGGCAAGATTGAAGATACCGGACCATTGACCAAGAAGCGTATGGAAACCGTCGATGTGGAGGTCACCAATGCGGCCATGGGTTTCATGGAGAAGGCCGTCAAAGCAGACAAGCCATTCTTTGTATGGTGGAACAGCACCCGAATGCACATTTTCACGCACTTGAAACCCGCCTCGGAAGGCAAGACTGGTTACGGGATCTACGCCGACGGCATGGTCGAGCATGATGGCATGGTGGGGCAATTGCTGGCCAAGCTGAAAGAACTCGGAATCGAAGACAACACTATCGTGATGTACTCGACCGATAACGGGGCCGAGACCTTCACCTGGCCCGATGGTGGGACGACCATGTTCCGCGGTGAAAAAAATACGAACTGGGAAGGCGGCTACCGAGTGCCCTGCGCCATTCGCTGGCCGGGGGTGATCAAACCGGGAACCGTGATCAATCACATCGGTGCACACGAAGATATGATGACAACTCTACTCGCGGCCGCCGGGGATACCACTGCGAAAGAAGATCTTCTCAAAGGCAAAAAAGTTGGGGAGATGAACTATAAGGTCCATCTCGACGGCTACAACCTGCTCACCGCTCTGAAGGGGGAAGCCGAATGGCCCCGTAAAGAGTTCATCTATTGGACTGACGACGGTAGCGTGGCCGCGCTTCGTTATAACGACTGGAAAATCACCTTCCTGAAGCAGAATGGTCATGGTCTGGAAGTTTGGCAGAAGCCCTTCGAAGAGCTGCGAGCTCCCTTGCTGACGAATCTGCGAATGGATCCCTTCGAACGCGCCGAACCCGAACACGCCATCGGTTTTCAGCGCTGGTATCTCGAACATATGTTTGCCATGGCTCCCGCAGCGGGTTATGTGGGCAAATGGTTGCAAAGCTTCCGAGAGTTTCCGCCGCGTCAGAAACCGGGCAGTTTTAACCTTGATCGCGTCATGGAAGCCGTCACCAAAGGGGCGGGCGATAAATAA
- a CDS encoding family 43 glycosylhydrolase, with translation MKLLLSLLYLIASVLAGNTQENRRSPSETGWVKYEKNPVLGGDLGTCFDISVLKDGDTYRMWFSWRPKKSIALVESKDGIQWGKPEIVLAPNDKTDWESDLNRPVVIKHGDLYQMWYTGQARNKSWIGFATSKDGKHWEHKSDKPVLSAEQAWEKVAVMCPHVIYDDKAKVYRMWYSGGEQYEPNAIGYATSPEGLKWTKHSDNPIFQPDPKKNWEKERVTACQVIREGDWYVMFYIGFRDIEHAQIGVARSRDGITNWQRYSANPIIQPNKDQWDHDAVYKPYAIFDGKKWLLWYNGRHGGKEQIGLAIHEGRDLGFDKVPPK, from the coding sequence ATGAAGCTGCTATTGAGTCTGCTCTATCTGATCGCCAGCGTGCTCGCGGGTAACACCCAGGAAAATCGACGGTCTCCATCGGAAACCGGCTGGGTCAAGTACGAAAAAAATCCTGTGCTGGGGGGCGACCTCGGGACCTGCTTCGATATCTCCGTTCTCAAAGACGGGGATACCTATCGGATGTGGTTTTCCTGGCGGCCCAAAAAAAGTATTGCCCTGGTAGAAAGCAAAGACGGGATCCAGTGGGGTAAACCGGAAATTGTTCTCGCCCCCAACGATAAAACCGATTGGGAAAGTGATCTGAACCGTCCAGTCGTGATAAAGCACGGCGACCTCTATCAAATGTGGTATACCGGTCAGGCCCGGAACAAGTCCTGGATCGGTTTCGCGACCAGTAAGGATGGCAAGCACTGGGAACATAAGAGCGACAAACCTGTACTATCGGCCGAACAAGCTTGGGAGAAAGTGGCGGTGATGTGCCCCCACGTAATTTATGACGATAAGGCAAAGGTCTATCGGATGTGGTATTCGGGCGGCGAGCAGTACGAACCGAATGCCATCGGCTACGCTACCAGTCCGGAGGGTTTGAAATGGACCAAGCATTCGGACAATCCGATTTTCCAGCCCGATCCGAAGAAGAATTGGGAGAAAGAACGCGTCACTGCCTGTCAGGTGATTCGCGAGGGCGACTGGTATGTGATGTTCTACATAGGATTTCGTGACATCGAACATGCGCAAATCGGCGTCGCACGATCCCGGGATGGCATCACCAACTGGCAGCGCTATTCGGCAAACCCGATCATTCAGCCCAATAAGGACCAATGGGACCACGACGCCGTCTATAAACCTTACGCGATTTTCGACGGCAAAAAATGGCTGCTCTGGTACAACGGACGACATGGAGGCAAAGAACAGATCGGTCTGGCCATCCACGAAGGTCGGGATCTGGGTTTCGACAAAGTTCCGCCTAAGTAA
- a CDS encoding helix-turn-helix domain-containing protein — MNIKVKPAKRTMILLDRRPKRAAAFAGLHPEVVSSVSGLLDSVTHSSKDSIWVSYESNLTEALIKRASPTPASLGLGLFLHEIDLKTIPVLSSLFRRIAFAVDGKFLPAEELAEVLEADNRENLLIGGFVNEAQQTITLWRGNLLSLTVPFSAFENSGDGTKPDFKALSVIDCGQTVKLGNYEAAVDSLLYEYDPLYRREISKKRLQEDRSFGASLRRLRKQRGLRREDFEPDVAAKTVARIEQGKVTRIQKTTLVSLAKHLSVKPDEIASY; from the coding sequence ATGAATATTAAAGTGAAGCCAGCTAAACGAACCATGATTTTGCTTGATCGTCGTCCGAAGCGTGCGGCCGCGTTTGCGGGCTTGCATCCTGAGGTTGTCTCGTCCGTGTCGGGACTGCTTGACTCCGTTACCCACTCGTCGAAGGATTCGATTTGGGTCAGCTACGAAAGTAATTTGACGGAGGCACTCATCAAACGCGCTTCTCCTACCCCAGCCTCGCTAGGGTTGGGATTGTTTCTCCATGAGATCGACCTGAAAACAATTCCGGTGCTTTCTTCCCTGTTTCGTCGAATAGCATTCGCCGTTGATGGGAAATTCCTTCCCGCTGAAGAACTGGCGGAAGTCCTGGAAGCAGATAATCGCGAGAACCTGCTGATCGGGGGTTTCGTAAATGAGGCTCAGCAAACCATCACTCTTTGGCGGGGGAACCTGCTATCGCTGACCGTGCCCTTCTCCGCTTTTGAGAACTCGGGAGACGGAACGAAGCCAGACTTCAAAGCCTTATCCGTGATTGATTGCGGTCAGACAGTGAAGCTTGGAAACTACGAAGCGGCGGTGGATTCCCTGCTTTACGAATACGACCCGCTCTATCGCCGAGAGATTTCGAAAAAGCGTTTGCAGGAAGATCGCTCGTTCGGGGCTTCTCTTCGTAGGCTCCGCAAGCAGCGAGGGCTTCGCCGGGAGGACTTCGAACCTGATGTGGCCGCGAAGACGGTCGCTCGAATCGAGCAGGGAAAGGTAACGCGCATCCAGAAAACGACACTGGTATCTCTTGCCAAGCATCTCTCAGTCAAACCGGATGAGATAGCGAGCTACTGA
- a CDS encoding OprO/OprP family phosphate-selective porin gives MWSLLSAILLQCATPVEDPPSFETPARATSTAEVEDLKQRLSILEKQVAEQKKTDDEKSEYWKNIFSSFSTEGFVQSTSDGSSKIRLGGSVNLDSTWYSAPSQLNQDLNYPLQSGVSLRRAVIELEGTLWNSIEFAFKADLAQSTDLQKSPNNPQPNVFFTDNWIGSTDLFFPGRIRFGHQKNPLTFEAATSSKNIPFMENSAAYDALNDNFIYLTGISYGNSWWDDRLTLYVDVAKPGSRTSVFSVSSDGKVAVLGRLHGFPIYNEEEQYWLYLGGGYSAGGQINDQASVYARPLIRSGSSFQTPFLVNTGNLFSESSNQAFGVGGFAAWGRFALGSEYLGSYLPNAYQNGLPGTVNSLALGNLYGQGFYVEALYFLTPDHHPADKIAGGLGRVKPVSPLRPLREDTGAGSGLGAWELAARYDRLDSGRNYPGWGSMASWTAGVNWYWNANARMMFNYVYTQLDDRTSVNGSMQALGIRFAIDF, from the coding sequence ATGTGGTCACTGCTGAGTGCAATACTGCTGCAATGCGCTACACCCGTGGAAGACCCACCCTCTTTTGAAACGCCCGCACGGGCTACTTCGACGGCGGAAGTCGAAGATCTGAAGCAACGCCTGTCCATTCTGGAAAAACAGGTTGCCGAGCAGAAGAAAACGGACGATGAAAAATCGGAATACTGGAAGAACATTTTTTCGTCTTTTTCAACGGAAGGATTCGTTCAAAGCACTTCCGATGGCTCCTCCAAGATTCGACTCGGGGGCAGCGTAAACCTGGATTCGACCTGGTACTCCGCGCCTTCTCAACTCAATCAAGACTTAAATTATCCGTTGCAATCCGGGGTCAGTCTCAGACGCGCTGTGATCGAACTCGAAGGAACGCTTTGGAACTCCATCGAGTTTGCCTTCAAGGCCGATCTTGCCCAGTCCACGGATCTTCAAAAATCGCCGAATAATCCGCAACCTAACGTCTTCTTCACTGATAACTGGATCGGTTCCACCGATTTATTCTTTCCCGGTCGCATCCGCTTCGGACACCAGAAGAATCCATTAACTTTCGAGGCGGCCACCAGCAGTAAGAATATTCCCTTCATGGAGAATTCCGCCGCCTACGATGCCTTGAACGACAACTTCATTTATTTGACGGGGATCAGCTACGGAAATTCCTGGTGGGATGATCGCCTGACCCTGTACGTCGATGTCGCCAAGCCCGGAAGCCGAACGAGTGTGTTCTCCGTTTCCTCGGATGGGAAAGTAGCGGTACTGGGCCGGTTGCACGGGTTTCCGATCTACAACGAGGAAGAACAATACTGGTTATATCTCGGCGGGGGATATTCCGCCGGCGGCCAAATCAACGATCAAGCCTCGGTCTATGCCCGACCTCTCATCCGCAGCGGTTCCTCTTTTCAAACGCCCTTTTTGGTAAATACGGGAAATCTGTTTTCGGAATCGAGCAACCAGGCCTTCGGTGTCGGAGGCTTCGCCGCCTGGGGGCGATTCGCACTGGGTTCGGAATATCTCGGCTCCTATCTTCCGAATGCCTACCAGAACGGTTTACCCGGCACAGTCAATTCGCTCGCCTTGGGCAACCTTTACGGTCAGGGATTCTATGTTGAGGCGTTATATTTTCTAACTCCCGATCATCATCCGGCGGACAAAATCGCAGGCGGACTTGGCCGAGTCAAACCTGTTTCACCATTAAGACCGTTACGCGAGGATACCGGAGCGGGTTCGGGACTCGGGGCCTGGGAATTGGCCGCTCGCTACGATCGCCTGGACTCGGGTCGAAATTATCCCGGCTGGGGTTCCATGGCTTCCTGGACTGCCGGTGTCAATTGGTACTGGAATGCCAACGCCAGAATGATGTTCAACTACGTTTATACCCAGTTGGACGATCGCACGTCGGTCAACGGTTCGATGCAGGCGTTAGGTATTCGCTTCGCCATCGATTTCTAA
- the tnpC gene encoding IS66 family transposase, giving the protein MASAIPTSTETPVLDPAFLLAFRSGKLTSEQAREFVHRDPLELQFLLLQLSVAVAAGTIPLGPNTPSGSIAPYLKPNANPKKKKGKAGPKPGHDGHYRPIPTRIDKRQTHQLEVCPCCQGALQRTDRQRLRIIEDIPDDLHAQTTEHTIHRDWCPKCKKQVEPVVPDALPGCQLGHRTTVLSAWLHYGLGTTTSQILEVFNGHLQMKLSVGGLTEIWHRLAEVLEPWYEQIHRECLLAGVLHADETGWRTEGVTSWLWCFARDDATYYRIHPQRGHEALKVFFTEAFQGVLVSDFWKAYDIVTQKRQKCWPHLLRDLTAVDEGSENGEDWPEFCKKLWRIYADAVRLEAGIEELQQRATTADCCGLRRGSPIWRCDRGRTATPGDWPSVCSITATIY; this is encoded by the coding sequence ATGGCTTCTGCGATTCCAACTTCGACGGAAACTCCCGTTCTCGATCCCGCTTTCCTTTTAGCGTTCCGAAGCGGAAAGCTGACGTCGGAACAAGCTCGGGAATTCGTTCATCGAGATCCCCTGGAATTGCAGTTTCTGTTACTCCAACTGAGCGTCGCGGTCGCTGCAGGCACGATACCTCTGGGGCCAAACACGCCCTCGGGATCCATCGCTCCCTACTTAAAGCCGAATGCGAATCCCAAGAAAAAGAAGGGAAAAGCCGGCCCCAAGCCTGGACACGACGGTCATTATCGCCCAATTCCCACCCGCATCGATAAACGCCAGACCCACCAACTGGAGGTCTGTCCCTGCTGCCAGGGAGCTCTGCAACGCACCGACCGCCAACGCCTAAGGATCATCGAAGATATTCCCGACGATTTGCACGCTCAGACGACCGAACACACGATTCATCGCGACTGGTGCCCCAAGTGTAAAAAACAGGTCGAGCCGGTAGTTCCCGACGCTCTGCCAGGCTGTCAGCTGGGCCATCGAACTACGGTCCTGTCGGCCTGGCTGCACTACGGACTGGGTACCACGACGAGTCAGATCCTGGAGGTCTTCAACGGCCACCTTCAGATGAAACTCAGCGTGGGCGGCTTGACCGAAATCTGGCACCGTCTGGCCGAGGTACTCGAACCCTGGTACGAGCAGATTCACCGCGAATGCCTTTTGGCCGGCGTCCTGCACGCCGATGAGACCGGCTGGCGAACCGAAGGAGTGACGTCCTGGCTGTGGTGTTTTGCGCGGGACGATGCGACCTATTATCGGATTCACCCCCAGCGGGGTCACGAGGCCTTGAAGGTCTTCTTCACGGAAGCCTTCCAGGGCGTTCTGGTCAGCGACTTCTGGAAAGCGTACGACATCGTGACCCAGAAGCGTCAGAAGTGTTGGCCTCACTTGTTGCGGGATTTGACGGCCGTCGATGAAGGCTCTGAAAACGGCGAGGATTGGCCAGAATTCTGCAAGAAACTGTGGCGGATTTACGCCGATGCTGTGCGTTTGGAGGCGGGTATCGAAGAGTTGCAACAGAGAGCTACGACAGCCGATTGCTGCGGCTTAAGACGCGGATCACCGATTTGGCGGTGCGACCGTGGACGAACCGCCACGCCCGGAGATTGGCCAAGCGTTTGTTCGATTACGGCGACGATCTATTAA
- a CDS encoding TMEM175 family protein, with protein MNPPKMSSAGIGKGRVEALADGIFAIAMTLLILDVKVPALLPDQIDQLPNRLLQLWPKMASFVISFLICGVYWVGHHALLHYVRRSDRTFMWLNIAFFLVISAIPFSAALIGEYPQQPTAIRVYCGNLILAGVVLFGQLRYAAGRGQLYDQDIDARFITSAGRRILMGPAVYLVASLLASVSPITSLILCGAAPVLYLLPGQVDQYWKNGHRTTIQEDSLVK; from the coding sequence ATGAATCCACCGAAAATGAGTAGCGCCGGCATCGGCAAAGGACGGGTCGAAGCCCTGGCCGATGGAATATTCGCCATCGCGATGACCTTGCTGATTCTCGATGTTAAAGTTCCGGCCTTGTTGCCCGATCAGATCGATCAGCTTCCTAATCGCCTTCTGCAACTTTGGCCCAAGATGGCTTCCTTTGTAATCAGCTTTTTGATCTGCGGCGTCTATTGGGTCGGCCACCATGCCCTTCTGCACTATGTTCGTCGATCCGACCGCACTTTCATGTGGCTGAATATTGCTTTCTTTCTGGTGATATCAGCTATCCCGTTTTCAGCGGCATTGATCGGCGAGTATCCCCAGCAACCGACAGCGATTCGCGTCTATTGCGGTAACCTGATTCTTGCAGGAGTCGTTCTATTTGGGCAGTTGCGGTACGCAGCCGGACGAGGGCAGTTATACGATCAGGACATTGACGCGCGATTCATTACAAGCGCCGGTCGACGCATACTGATGGGGCCAGCGGTCTATCTTGTCGCATCCTTGCTGGCTAGCGTATCGCCGATAACGAGTCTTATCCTGTGTGGCGCGGCGCCGGTGCTTTACCTGCTACCCGGACAAGTGGATCAGTACTGGAAGAACGGTCATCGTACGACCATCCAAGAAGATTCCTTGGTGAAGTGA
- a CDS encoding formylglycine-generating enzyme family protein, which yields MKSSSQNPLPANIQASPTSWIWMIALFVAATLLTWGGVKLFSSSVKKIVTVAKELSEVPTATTNAEEFQATQENSKPAPKPAPAGMVWIPGGEFSMGCADPRNTEAGGKDPMNDTRPIHRVYVDGFWMDTHVVTNEEFAAFVKATNYKTTAEIPPRKEDFPDAPPENLKAGSVVFSPPAEPVELDNHFQWWNYVKGANWQHPTGPDSNLVGKEKYPVVHIAYADAQAYCKWAGKRLPTEAEWEFAARGGQAGKRFFWGDEFKPNGKSMANTFQGKFPIKDTGEDGFAGIAPVASFPPNAYGLYDMAGNVWQWCSDWYRPDYYSDLAKQGGVAKNPHGPESSLDPAEPGQPKRVHRGGSFLCTEQYCSRYLLGTRGKGEVSTGTNHVGFRCVMDPK from the coding sequence ATGAAATCTTCATCCCAGAATCCTCTTCCTGCAAATATTCAGGCGTCTCCCACTTCCTGGATCTGGATGATCGCTTTGTTCGTCGCCGCCACGTTATTAACTTGGGGCGGCGTCAAGCTGTTCAGTTCATCCGTCAAAAAAATCGTAACGGTTGCCAAGGAACTCTCTGAGGTTCCCACCGCAACGACGAACGCGGAGGAATTTCAAGCTACGCAGGAGAATTCGAAGCCCGCACCGAAACCGGCGCCGGCAGGAATGGTCTGGATACCGGGTGGAGAGTTTTCGATGGGTTGTGCCGATCCCCGCAATACCGAGGCGGGCGGGAAAGATCCCATGAACGACACCCGCCCCATTCATCGCGTTTATGTCGATGGATTCTGGATGGATACCCACGTAGTCACAAATGAAGAATTTGCCGCCTTCGTAAAAGCGACCAATTATAAAACCACTGCCGAGATTCCTCCGCGAAAGGAAGATTTTCCGGATGCTCCGCCGGAGAACCTGAAGGCCGGGTCGGTGGTTTTCTCGCCACCCGCGGAACCCGTGGAATTAGATAATCATTTTCAATGGTGGAACTATGTGAAGGGGGCCAACTGGCAACATCCGACGGGGCCCGATAGTAATCTGGTTGGCAAAGAAAAATATCCGGTCGTGCATATCGCTTATGCCGATGCCCAAGCTTACTGCAAGTGGGCGGGTAAAAGATTGCCGACCGAAGCGGAATGGGAATTTGCCGCTCGGGGAGGGCAGGCCGGTAAGCGTTTCTTCTGGGGGGATGAGTTCAAGCCCAACGGGAAAAGCATGGCCAACACTTTCCAGGGAAAGTTTCCCATTAAAGATACCGGGGAAGACGGATTCGCCGGCATCGCTCCTGTCGCCAGTTTTCCTCCAAACGCATACGGCCTTTACGACATGGCCGGTAACGTCTGGCAGTGGTGCTCAGATTGGTATCGACCCGACTACTATTCGGATCTCGCCAAGCAGGGCGGGGTGGCGAAAAACCCCCACGGACCCGAGAGCAGTCTGGACCCAGCTGAGCCGGGACAACCCAAACGAGTTCATCGCGGCGGCTCATTTCTCTGTACCGAGCAATACTGCAGTCGATATTTGCTCGGGACGCGTGGTAAGGGGGAAGTTTCGACCGGTACCAATCACGTTGGCTTTCGCTGCGTCATGGATCCCAAATGA